The following proteins are encoded in a genomic region of Tachysurus fulvidraco isolate hzauxx_2018 chromosome 22, HZAU_PFXX_2.0, whole genome shotgun sequence:
- the basp1 gene encoding brain acid soluble protein 1 homolog translates to MGGKLSKKKKGYNVNDEKAKEKDAKTEGASAEENDASKDNKDEAPTATETTETPNDTAAATKEATPVADSSATVPKEEEKSAAPAAKEEKSASSTTSTSNAKSADSAKAEPAKSPEAPPTKAEEKPASAPAPANEKEPVKDTTPALKEPAPAKDPASATESKADTEAKKTEAPPAKGPASAQPVTTETSAAPSKEQTVAVQD, encoded by the coding sequence ATGGGAGGAAAACTgagcaagaagaagaagggatACAACGTGAATGATGAGAAGGCAAAAGAAAAGGATGCCAAAACAGAGGGAGCATCAGCAGAGGAGAATGATGCTTCTAAAGACAACAAGGATGAAGCACCAACTGCCACGGAAACCACTGAGACACCCAATGACACGGCGGCAGCCACCAAAGAAGCAACGCCTGTTGCGGATAGCAGTGCAACCGTGCcaaaagaagaggagaagagtgcTGCTCCAGCGGCCAAGGAAGAGAAATCAGCATCTAGCACCACCTCAACTTCTAATGCCAAGAGTGCAGACTCCGCTAAAGCGGAACCTGCCAAGAGTCCTGAGGCCCCACCTACCAAGGCAGAAGAAAAACCCGCCTCTGCTCCAGCACCGGCCAATGAGAAAGAACCAGTGAAAGATACCACCCCAGCTCTCAAAGAGCCTGCCCCAGCTAAGGATCCTGCCTCTGCGACAGAGAGCAAGGCAGACACTGAGGCCAAAAAGACTGAAGCTCCACCCGCCAAAGGACCCGCTTCTGCACAACCTGTAACCACGGAGACCAGCGCTGCCCCCAGTAAGGAGCAGACAGTTGCTGTGCAAGATTAA